The following proteins are encoded in a genomic region of Magnolia sinica isolate HGM2019 chromosome 1, MsV1, whole genome shotgun sequence:
- the LOC131220967 gene encoding uncharacterized protein LOC131220967 → MKIPCPSPNSMKIKTLIQSHIFPPFYHVVRAITKAKSMVVHLVNKTKNSYSKKERRKKKNSLYSSFRLHYNWSSSHVIPMPEPTAYYDSTWDSSVFMAEEAGDNDEGIEPPLSRYLHWLEEKLPEDSEADMAVEEIDRLADMFIASCHEKFRLEKQESYRRYQEMLARST, encoded by the coding sequence ATGAAGATACCATGCCCTAGCCCAAACTCCATGAAgatcaaaaccctaatccaatcTCACATCTTCCCACCCTTCTACCACGTAGTAAGAGCAATCACCAAAGCAAAGTCCATGGTTGTACATCTAGTCAACAAGACCAAGAACAGTTACAGcaaaaaggagagaaggaagaagaaaaacagcCTCTACAGCTCCTTCAGATTGCATTACAACTGGTCTTCCTCTCACGTGATACCAATGCCAGAGCCCACGGCATACTACGACTCCACGTGGGATTCTTCGGTCTTCATGGCCGAAGAGGCCGGCGATAATGATGAGGGGATCGAGCCACCGCTGTCGAGGTACCTGCACTGGCTCGAAGAGAAGCTTCCGGAGGATTCAGAGGCCGACATGGCAGTCGAGGAGATCGACCGGCTCGCAGATATGTTCATTGCAAGTTGTCATGAGAAGTTCAGGTTGGAGAAGCAAGAGTCTTACAGGAGGTACCAGGAGATGCTAGCAAGAAGCACGTGA